The segment TCTGAAAGGGGGTGCTTATTATTGGGATGGAGAAGATGCCTGGCTCAAAGTATATCAGATTAAGATGAAAGCGGAGAAGATGATTCCAATATCGTTGGTACTTTATCGGATCATGAAGATTTATATAAAAAAGCATCAGATTAAAACTACGGAATTCCTTTTTAAAGCACAAGATGGAGGTGCATATCGGACAGGAACATTCCTCAAAGGCTTTAGATCAAACTGTAAGAAATATGGCGTGTGCCTTTCCGGAGATAAATTTAAAACTCATGATTACCGGCATACTATGGCAAGCGGTCTTTATGATAATGGAGTATCTATTCAGACAATACGCGATTATTTGGGTCATAACAATGAAGATATGACGAAGCAGTATATAGACTATATGCCAAAGAGGATAGAACAAGCCAATACGGACTATTTTAGACAGCCTGGTAACGCCCTTGCAGCTGGGATTATACCGAAAAAGAGAGGTGAGAAAACTGGAAAATAAGATACATATCTATGAGCTGGATTGTTATATCAATGCTACAGAAGAACAGAAATCAAAAATGCGGATTCGAAAAGAACGTTACTTTGATTTAGATGGACTCCCCTCGGAAGAGGTAAAGAGCCTGCTGGAGGATTTCATTTGGGAAAGAGGAAAGAGGCTTGCACCAAGCAGCTTGGCTTCTGAAATCCTTTATTATAATAATATCTGTCACTTCCTGATTGATAAAGATATTAAGGCGCTTAGGTATAAAGATGAGAACAAAATCATTCTGCAGTTAAAAAGCTGGATGCTTGAAGAAGGATACGCTCTTACGAGTAAGAAGTATCGGGAAATTTCTGGAATTACAGCTATAGAAACTCCAAATATGGTTAAACATATGAAAAAAATTCTGGAGTATTCCCAAAAGAATGAAGAATGCTCAGAACAGGACAGGGACATCTGGCGGCTGGATAAGTTCGACTTCCCCCTTCGGATAAATCCAATAAAGAATGTAAAGACTATAAGTTTTAAGCCAATCAATCAAGAGGTTATCCGTAAGGAAGTCAAAGCGGCAATTTTTATGCATTTAAAATATGAAGCATTAGGAACCATTATTGCTGAAATGACAGCGACCAAGAGGTTTTGCAAATACCTGGCTTTAAGGCACACGGATATACAATCCTTACTGGATTTAACACGGGATATCATAGAAAAGTATTTGATCTATCTCCAGACCGAGGCAAAAGACAGGAAAAATTATCGTACCGATTTATATAGCTTAAGGCGGGTAATAGAAGATGTTGGTAATCATTATGACAGACAGGACATTAAATGTTTATTTATAAGCAATGATTTCCCAAGTACGCCGAGATACCTGTTTCGCTTCTACTCGGATGAAACCATAAAGCGATTGAATGAGTATATCTTCCAGATGGATGAGCAAATAGCCAGAGCTCTGATTCTTCACCAACTGCTGGGAACAAGGATCTCAGATACGCTTACGCTGAAAACAGACTGTTTGAGTATTAGAGAAAACCGGTATTTTATAAGGATTGAGCAGGTAAAATCAATCACATACAAAAAAGCTATTAGTGATGAAGTGGCCCGACTTATTATAAAAGCTATTGACTACACGGAACAGCAGTATGGAAAAACAGAATATATTTTTGTAAAGAAGGATGACCCATCAAAGCCATTTCAATATAGCATGCTTCAGAATCAGGTTATGAAACTGATTAGGAGAAACGATATACGGGATGAGAACGGGGAGCTGCTAAACTTTGGGACCCATATGTTCAGGCATTGCTATGGAAAAAAATTAACAGAGATGCATATCGATGACTGGATGATCGCAAGGCTCCTTGGGCATAAAACTTTGCAAAGTGTGTCTTATTACCGCAAAATCGGGAACAAAATGATGGCAGATGAAACACGGGCAGCCAGAGAAAGGATTGATATGATTTTGCTGGATATTGTGAAGGAGTGGGATGGCTATGAAATATGACAAGATGATAGCCGTGAACAGAGCAGAGAGTGAGAAGAAAGTTGAAAAGGCCATACAGGCGATAGAGGATATGAAGTCCAGAGGTGTTCAAGTTTCTGTGACGGAACTAACTCGTTGTACGGGCTTATCCAGAGGTTTCTTTTATAAAAATATGTTAGTACGCCAGAAGTTGGACGAGGTTACTAAGCAAATTTCACCAATTAGAGAAGGGCAAACGGCACGGAATCAGTTTGTAAGAGATAGCAAACTACAGGCTATCAGGGAAGATTTTGGAAAGTCTGAAGCTGAAAACCAGAGGCTGAAACTTGAAAATGCGCAGCTTGCTCAAAGGTGTACTGATCTTCAAAAAGAGGTAGATGCATTGAAAAAACGGTTGGATCGAAAAGAAATTGCTTTACTGAAAAAAATATAGGAGGAGCTAAAATTGAAGTATGATAAAATAGTTCGGATGAAGAAACAGAAGGCAAAGCAGAATTTAGAAATAGTCAGAATAGAGATTGAAAATATGCTTAAATCTGGTGAGAGCATCAATGTAACAGCTTTAGCTAAAAGGGCTGGAGTTTCAAGAAGCTATTTTTACAGAAATAAAGAAGCGGCTCAATTGGTAAATCAAGCATTAAAAAAAGAAGAACATATTTTAAAAGAGCACGCAGGTGTTGTACATATCCCGGAAGATATTGAAGAAAAGATGATTGATTTGCGAATAGAAATTATGAGACTTGAGAGTGAAAATTACAATTTTGATACCTACAATTCTTTAACACCTAACTGGTATTATAAAGTGTTACGATAAAATCCGCAATGCCTTGATTTTACTACAGTTTTGGCAAGTGAGCTTTCCCTTAGACTTTCCCTTATGTTATATCCTTTTCCCTTGTGTTACGACACCTCATAAGGGCAAAAACAAGGGAAGCAAAATCCGGTAACAGCTAATAACATTATATAAATCACATAATCGGCTGGAACTGGTCAAGATGCTTCTACAACTGAAACAGATAAGAGAAAGGACTTTGCAATATGAATATCGTTCATGCAGAATATAATAAATATCACAACATCATAGACATCAATTATTACAATGGCTACATACTTCGGATTGACTGTGGCAAGGCAGAAGATGGATTGATTACTACTCCTAACTCTCAACGAATGTTGGATGCACTGGCGATTGACAATCCACTAGAATATGCCCGTTTGTATCTTGATTCAGAAATGCAAGATTGGGTGAATGCGATGAATATGGAATGGTATAGCACTTGATAAAAGAACATAAAAATGAGAAGAAATCTGTCAAAAGTATTTCTATAAAATACGATATTTCTTTAGCCCTTCCATAAATAATGAAATAGAGCCGATAACTCACAATCGAAATAACGAGTGATTCATCGGCTCTATATTTTATGGTTATGGATATCATGAGTATCGCTTTATATGCAATTGCTATTTTGTTAATTCCCAATATTTATGACCCATAAAGAAGATTGTTAATTCGTTTTGATCTACTTCTATCTCAAAATTCACGCTATTATCTCTCTGTTCCACAAAAATCATATTTGAGGAAGATATGCTATATAATGCATTGCCACAGGTAATACCCAATTCGGGCATATCTTTGTTTACAACAAGTCCTCCATTTTCTTGAAAGGTAAACACTTCCTCTGCATTTGCATTCTTCCATGTACCAATAATATTTTTTTTATTCTGAATGTGCTTTATTTTTCCAACACATACAACGATAAGTATAGCTACACTTACAATTAAAGCAATGCCTACAACACTCTTTGCCAATTTCTTTTTATTCAATTTCTATTATCTCCATTTTTAGTTTCTTTAAGATTGAATGATTCCATATTGCTTAATTCAGTATCTCCATGAATTTCTAACATTGATACGCTTCTCACAGGAAATAGAATAGGAGAGATTCATTCATAAATAATTAAATCATTCATACTTACCTGAATTTGTAATGTTTTTCCATATTTTCTCATAATTATCTACTATAGTTTTTTCTGAGGTCAAAAATGCAAACATAGATATACTTGAATAGAGAGTTTCCGCCGAATCAAAAACCACACAACTTTCATCATGAGTTAGATTTCTCTTTGAATATATTTCCGATACAGGCATAAATGAATTTTCTTCCTCTTTGGTGTATTTATACCCATCAATACATCCTAGATTTTTTAAAAATATTAAATAAGTATCTTCGGTCTTCAGATATTGCCATCCGTTAGTGTAAAATTCTTCACCTCTAACAAATGATACAGGTTCTATAATGTAAATACAGTCACCTACTGAAAGATTAGCAGAATTATCCTTATAGATTTCCTCTATTTTTACCATTGTTTTTGTTGATCGTAAACTCATTTCACGAGAATTTGTTACAGTTATACGAGCTATTAAAGAAGAATCTTTTTCCATATCATCCAATGAGTAATTACTTTCATTGTTAAAGTAAGAAGTTTTCTGCCCTCCTGTATAGAAAATTTCCATAGCTGTATTTTCTGATAAAGCAATATCAGGATCATGAACCCCTGTAGTTGTTTTTATCCCAGTCTTTCCATAGAATAAGGCTGTCACCATACAAATGATTACAACACAGATAGTTAATACAAATTTCTTCATTACATCAACTCCTTAATTTTACCAAATTCCATGCATATCTTCTCATCCGCTAATATTTCAATATCTTCTTTATTATGGCTTGTCAGTATAGTAATGGTATCATTCTTTTTTTCTTCCAATATACGTTCACGAAATAAATCAATGCTATGCTGATCCAATGCGTTAGTTGGCTCATCCAAAAGCAAAATTTTTGGATGTTCCATCAGTGCTTGACAAAGAGCTAGTTTTTGACGCATTCCTAATGAATATTTATTTACTTTTTTCTTTGATTTGGGATCAAGACCAAAGTATATCATTATTTCATATATTTCTTCATCTGATACAATTCCTTTTATATTGGAAAGCATTTTCAAATTTTCAAATCCTGAATACATACTCCAAAAAGAAATATTTTCAATAACAGCTCCTAAATCTGGTAAAACATCCATATCTTTATGTAATGCCTTGTGATTATATTTTATGTATCCTTTGTCTGTATTTATAAAACCTGCAATGGCTCTGAGTAGCATTGTTTTACCTGAACCATTTTTACCATATATTCCATATATTTTACCAGATTCAAATGTATAACTGATATCATCAAGCACTTTTTCACCTTTAATTGACTTTGAAATAGATTTTACATATAAATTCATGGATATCATTCACCTCACAATATTTGTTTTTTTTCGCAAAGAAATTTACCTATCCACACCAAAACAGCGGATGATATAACTGAAATGAGACAGCTTGACTTAAAATTCAATAAATCTATATTGCTTGTAGTCCATTCGTAATTTTCTTCGACATAATATATAATAAGCTTGTTATGCCAATTAAATAAAGGAATATGTAGCAAGGAATAATGCCAAATTTTCCATATAACATTTCCCATTGAAAAATAAAATCCACACACCATTACTGGAATAAAAAATACAATAAATGCAACGATGTATCCTATAATTGAATCTTTCCAAAATGAAAACAAATAACTAATCATTTGCAAATGAAAAATCTCTATCAATAGCATAAAAATAACTTTGAAATCTTCTAAGCCATTAGAGGTATGCTCTACAAAAAGAAAAAACAAATAATCGGAAACAACTACAATACAGTCACGTAATATCATTTTTATTAATATATCCTTATAAATTATGTGTTTTTTCCCATAACGAGGAAGTAGAATTACCATGTTATCATTTGCATCATTAAATAAGTCCATTGTAAGATAACAAATCTCAAGGATAAACAAAATCGCAAAAAATGATAAAGATATAAGGTCAAACGAATGATCTATTAGTATTCCCCCAAAATATATTTGTGAACGTACTCCTTCTGTTATTGTAACCAGACTATTATGAAACCCCAAGTACACATTAGCATAAAAATATCTAATTACAAATGTTATAAGTGATACTAGTAAGCATTTTCCAACATTAACATTCAAAATTTTTTTCTTATATAACTTCATAATTTTTTATTTTTCTCTGTATAATGCCAATACTTAATCCAAAAATAAGCAATATCAGAACAATTTCTCCTATTATATTTCCATGAACATTAGGCATAATATAACCTTGTATAGAGAATTCATTTAGCCCAAAGACAGAAACAATCAAATTAAAAACAATATAGAATATAAACAAAGCACCAGGTATCTTTGCGAAATATAGAACTTTCATTTTGTTATAATATGAAAGAGCATAAGCTAAGATAGCTAATCCCGAGCCAAAAATTCCGTAATTAAAAATGTATATTAGATTATATAAAGTTGGATGTTGCAATCTCACCATATCAAGAAAATTGTCAGCGTTATATGATACCAAACCTATAGCGTAATCAGGTTCTCCCCAAGCACTGTCATATCCATGTATTGGATATGTCAAGTGGCATAATAATAAATTTATGAGCATTGGTATTGTTATTGTCAAAAAGGTTACAATCAGAATGCCAAATAATTTTCCTGCTAAATATTTCTTTTTCCCGATTCTTTGAATAAGTAGGATTGAACTATTGCTTTTTTCTTCTCTTATTAAGGAAAGTGATGCAATAATTGTTGCATAAACAGGCAATAACAGATACATTATATATGGAATATATGCCGCTTCAGTGCCCTGTAATACGAAATTTTCATTTGCTGAACGAATAAATTGATAACTTTTTCCTATATCATTTTTTACACATAAAATATACGAAGCAATATTTAAAATCATTAGAGCAATAAAAACAACTTTATATTCTGCACGATCAATACAATGTTTGATTTCTATAAGAACCATTTTTTTCATAATCTTTACCAAAAGGGCATAAACCCACGAAGAGGTTTATGCCCATCCCTTCTGTTATCTAAAATCTACATTTCCACTTACAAATGCAGTTGATAATTGAGATTGATAATTTTCCATTCCCATACCGACCTGTGTGTTAGTAGAATTATAACCGCTCTTGGTAAAGATTAAATTACAAGATCCTGTTCCAACACCCTGCTTATACTTATTAGATATTTTACTCTTGCTGTTATTGACAGCCCAGAAATTTGCGTAAGAGGTATTGGTAATTGCTGTTACCTCATTTGTGATGTAATCATCGGATGTTGTTTTTGCATGCATAGAGGTAAAGTTATTAGTCTTATTCAGTTTAAGTGCATAAGCGGTGTAAGATGCCGCCTGAGAATATGCTGCTGAAGAAAGAAATACACATCCTGCACAAAACAAACCAATACCTACTTTTGCAATCTTCTGTTTTAAACTTTTTAACATCATAGTCAATTCCTCCCAATCTTATTTTTTTAACTGCGTTGGTACTTTTGGTTCATACAACAAACCACGGCACAATGAATTTGCATTACTTCGAGCAATAGCAGTCACTGCCTGAAGTACGAGACGGGCACTTTTCTGGGGTGCCTTGTTTACTTGCTTATTGTCCATCGTTTTCACCCCCCCCCTCCTTAATTGTCTGACAATTACAGACAACTTTATTTGTTTACCATGGTATGTGCTTAATATAACAGAGTATTTAATTTTTTCAATCCCTCTATGCACGAATGGTAGCCCAACATGCACGAACTGTTCTACATATAGGTATAAAACCGAAAAGATGGCAGATAGGTTAAGCACCTACCTGCCATCTTTAATCTATATATTTCAGAAATAATGATTAATTATTGTCAGTCTCATATATAGATTTATAACGCTCTCGATCAACTGGAATAATCTCATTATCATTAGCATCTTTATATGTAATAAACTCATCGTATTCTGTAACTGATTTTTCCTCTGAGACAGAATTAATAGAATACATATTCGAATCGTTACACATTACATTTGAATTTGGACCAGAAATTAGTAACGAACCATCCTCTTGTGCATATGCCAAAAAGATATAAATGGAATTTTCGGAAGGCAGTGAATCATTCTCAAACAGATAAATAGCATCTTGTTTTTCTGAAATTCCGCCTTGTTTAACAATAGGAATAGGTTTATCTGTAATAAGTTCACCTTTTATATTTTCGAGAACCTGAATAGTATAATTAGTGTAAGGCGAACCGACCTCCTTAGGATTTCCTTTTTCATCTTCAGTCGTTATAACATTTCGATACTCGGTTCCATCGCAACTGACAACCTTTGCTACAAATACGTAATCACAGATACCAACAGCTTCGCGAATGTTATCAGTATCATATACAAAAGATGCGTGCATCTGGTGGATTGGCAAGTTAGATACATTTGTATTCAGTTGACTTGCATTATTTTTGGATGCACATCCTGTAAAAAACATTCCTACGATAAGAACAATAGACAAAATACCATAGATACTTGATTTTTTCATAGCGTTCTCCCTCCCCTAATAATTATTATATGCGGCATCATATGAATCTTTATCATTTTGAGATAATGCCTGCGTACTAGTATGTCCCGTAATTGCTGCATCCATAACATCTGTTGAAGTACTGTGATCCAACCCTAATGCATGTCCCAATTCATGTGTCGCTACATTCTGTTTTTTACTATTACTATAACCGCTCATATAATAGGTATTGAGTTCAATTTTACCACTAGAATATGTCATGCCTGCCCATCCATTCGAAGCATTGACATCGCTTACGTATACATCTTCTACAACAAAAGCACTGTCTTTTCTGATTACTCCAGATTTATATGCATTCCATGTGGCAGCCCCAGTGTTAATATAACTCATGTAAGTGCTGTTTCCGTCATAGTCTAGATGTTTGCCAGAATCAACAAGATCCCATGTTTGTACATAAGCTTGTGCAAATGCCGTAATAGGAAATAGCATTGCTATAGCCATTAAAGTTATAATGCTATACAATAAATGATTTTTTAAAACAGATTTTTTAAAATGCATACTCCTTCACTCCTTTTCAATCATGTAACAACGGTTATCTTCAATTATTCTTAAAGGTTATCTTTATGAAAATTGAAACGCAACACATACTAGTACACATTATATATCCTGTTAATATTCCTAAAGTACGACATCTTATCATCTCCACTCCATATTATAGATTCTCAGAATACTTAAGATGTAGTAGTATACCTTGAATATAACAAAATCTTTATACTTTTCAATACCTCTATGCATGAATGGTAGCTCACTATGCACAAACGGTAGCATATTATGTTGTGTACCTACTTTATTGATGATAAAATATGACGGAGAATGATTAAAGGAAGTGGTAGCTATGCTATATATTGACTCAATATGGGAATATATTGTTAATTTCTTAGAACTGGCATTGTTTATAATATTTATCCATAAAAAATTGCGTATTCGAGCAAATTATAAACATCAAGCAGTTTTGATGTTTCTTTTCGTATCATTTCAGTTTGCTGTGTTATGCACGCTGAATAAAATGGGAATATCATCCTACAGCACTTTGATGTCATCTTGTGTTTTGGACATTGGATATGCAGTATTGTTCTATCGTGATAGTATAATTCGCCGTATCTTTTGGGGCTTTTCGTATTCCATCATTTGCTTAGTTGCAGAACAGATTTCGTTCTTTATTCCCGTTACTCTTTATAAAGGAGCGTCTCTGGAGCTATTATTAGGTGGAACATTACGGAAGCCATATACCATGTTATATTTGGCAATGATAGCTGTTTTTGTCTTGTTATTTCATTCTATTGGAAACAAAGACATATCTCTTTCACCGTTCCAAAAAGTTGCATATATTTTCATCGCAATTTCTGGACTTGCAATCGGGCACTACATATTAAGGCTGACTTTGGAATCTGTTGATAAATTTGGTGATTCATCCTTTTCAGCTAGGCTATCATTGGTTGACTTGTTTTTTATTATTTTATTTTTAGTATTGATGCTATACATATACCAGCTAGGTTATTCAAAAGAAGAAAACATACGATTACTGGAAGAACAAAAGATTTATGAGCTGGAAAGGACTGAGTTCAATAGCTTATCTGAGACAACTGAACGATTACGAAAAATGAAACATGATATGCAGATTTATGTGGATGCAATCAACGTATTAGCAAAAGACAAGAAATGGGATGAACTTATAGCATATACAGAGCAATACCATAACACTCTTGCAACTACGCAAAGTGCCATAGCAACGGGAAATATTGCTATTGACTGCATACTTACCGCAAAACTTGATTATGCTGAAAAACACGGAATTAAGACAGAATATTCTATTATGGCTCCTGAAAATTTTCCGCTTGATTCTGTTGAGCTTTCATCCATACTTGGAAATATATGGAATAATTCCATTGAAGCAGGAGAAAGACTTATAATCTCTGATCCAACCGAGCATCCATACATTTATTTTTATATTAAACCTTACCAGAATATGATACTGATTCACATTGAAAATAATTATGATGGTGTGATAAAAGGTAGCATTGATGGAGACATTTTGAGTGTTAAACAAGGAAAAGAACATGGACTTGGGATAAGACGAGTAAAAGAGCTTGTAGAAAAGGCAGATGGCGTATTGCAGATTACATCTGATAACAAAATTTTTTCCGTACATATTATGATACCGGATAAGGAGAATAACAAACTACTATGAAAATGAAAATAACCATACTTGAAGATTCTGTGATCGAATCAGAACGGCTGAAAAATGGAATAAGAAAATACGGGCAGCAATATGATTGGGATATTGAAATTGACGAATACGAATCGGGCGAAGAATATTTTTCAAAAAATTCTGAAGGCACAACTATACAGGCTTCAGCATTTTTCCTTGACATACAAATGGGGCAAATGAATGGAATTGAGGTTGCTAAACGCCTTCGTGAATCTGGTTATCAAGGTATTATTGTATTTTTAACAGCTTTTAGAGAATATGTATTCCGAGGATATGAAGTCAGAGCTTTAAACTACTTGCTAAAACCCGTCAAGGAAAATACTCTTTTTCTGTGTTTGGATGAAATCGCGAAGGGGTTATCTAATAATACCTACATATACCGAAACAAGCAGGAAATTGTAAGTATTCCCTATGCAGATATATTGACATTTTCGAGCAGATTACATTATGTGGATATATTGACCGTAGACGGCAAATGCTATGAACAAATGTCTACCCTAAATAAGATTATTGTCCATTTGCCAAGTGAATTTATCCGAACCCATCGTTCTTATATTGTAAATATGGCACATATCTATCGTATTACATCAGGAACGATTGAATTGTCAAATCATCTAACTACACAAATCGCACGTTCTTATTCCAAAGACGTGATAAGTGCTTTTGCCAAATATACAACAAGATTTGATACAAGCGGGGATTTTGAATGATTACGAAGTGGGCTACATCTATTGCTAATAAGTTAGCAGAACTATCCGGGGAGGATGTTTCTGCGGATCAATTAGAAATATACATATATGGCTTAGAATGTTTTTTGAATACTTTTATAACCATAGTGTTATTGTTCGTATGGGGAGTTTTATCACATACACTCGGCTATACCCTAATTTGGGTAATTACCTTTTCATTGTTACGACATTATACCGGAGGTGCCCATGCTCCAACGCAGTTAACATGTATCTTAGGCAGCTTTTTTCTCGGTTGTCTTGATAAGTGGGCTATAATCTATTTAAAGCCAACTGTACTAGGATATTTGATACTTGTCCTTATGTGTATATTATTTGCACCTATAAGTAACCATAAAATATGTTTAACCACCAAACAAAAATGGATACATAAACTTATTTCTGTGATAATTGTTAGCATTGGATTTCTGCTGTTTTATAAAATTGGAAACACGAAGATGAATACCACATTGTTTTATTCCTTTTTCTGCGTAATCATTCTTATGATAGTCGAAACAATTAAAAATCTAATGAGACACTTTAAATAGCAGGATGACTTTTCATAAATATTCAAAAAAGATAAAGAATTTGATGGTCTTTATCTTTTTTGAATTTAATTAGATTATCTAGCTCCTCTGTCTGATGGCGAACGATAGTTAAAATCTCTGTCCTGTTCCCGTTTCTGAACTTCTGCCTGTTTTTCTGCCAGCTTTCGATGGATTGAGTTTTCTCCATACTTGGAGTTCCATTCCTTGTTTGCTTTGACATAGGATTCATACTCGGACTTGCCTTGTTTATAGACTTGCAGGAACGCATCTACCGTTGGATATTTGTAATCCTGCACGATATGGGATAATCCCTGCTTCATAATCTTAATCGTTTCTGCGTATTTGTTAGACTGTGCCTGCAATTCCTTTCGTTTCTTTCCTTGGAATAATCCTGTACAGTTCTTCAAATCCTCGTCAATAAGGTCTTTTTTCACTTCCTGCGTATGAATGGCTCTGTTTTGTCGTTTAAGTTTCTCCATAATCTCTTCAAGTCGCATCTCATAATCGTGTGCCAGCTCAGACATTCTTGGTCTTGGCGGAATAACGGTCTTTTCTGCGGTAGTAGTAGCAGGTGCTTTGAATGGTTGGGTCACAGCAGGAATTGTCTGATTGTCTGTCTGTGTAACGGATGGAGCTGGTTGTTTCTCTTGTTTTTCATTTCTTCGCTCCATAAGGTCGGAGATTCTGGCTTTCTGTTGTTCCTGTTTCTGTATCAGCAACTTTATGAGTTCTTTTAACAGCTCGATTGCCCGAAAGATAATCATAAACAAAAGCTCCGGATGATTGCCATACTTGTGAATGGATTCCTTAATCGGAGTTGAAATCTGTTCCTGCTTTACCTTTAAGATTTCCTTTCGCTCCATCCCCGATACCAAAGCGTGATCCACAGTACGATTCCAGTCCTGTATGACCTTATTATTGAGTGTAATCTTATCTGCCTTTGGATTGTTCTTACCGATTTTCTTAGTGGCAAGATAGACATCCCCACGCTTGAATGCAGACAGCTTTTCTTTCTCATCTTTGACAAGTCCGTTGATGACATCGGTATAAAATACCTTGACCTCATCTAAGAAATGTTCCTGCTTAAAGCGAGCGTCCTTGATGGTAAACATCTGTCTTTCGTAGACCTCACCTTTCTTGATCACCTTACACCTTTTACGGATAGTTCCATTCTCGTCTAGGATTTCTTTCTTGGTACGAACATGATTACCTTTCTCATCATAGAACATATTTCTGGTGGCAATCTTTTCTATCGGTTCGTCAAGATAATTTCGTTCTGCAAAGATAAGATGGATATGATAATTCGTCTTTCGTTTGTTATGATGGAGTGCTGCAATACAATCAACACCATACCGACTTTTGAATTTATCCGTCATATATTTTAATAGTCCGTCTGGCGGATAATCCACAAAGGATTCCGGCAGGGCAATGATAAATTCTCTTGCTTCGATACATTTTCCCTCTGTACCGCTTTTCTTAAATTCTGCCTGATTGCACTTGGCAAGTTCTGTCCAAAATTTTCGGTCTGTGGTTTCATATACCGCATAGAGATTTTCCTGTTTTTTGTCACTGGAGATATAATAGATTCTTCCACGAACATTATGGAGCTTTGACATCTGCACAAATGAATTTCTTGGCATAGCGATTTCCTCCTTTCCCAGTTTTGATTTTGGAAAAGAGGACAGATAAGATAGATGAGATGTGAGTAGTAAACTTTCCCTGTGAGCGAGTGCATAGGCACTCGTCTTGCGAACACATCCGCCTTGTGGCGGCTAAGCCTCGCAGAGCGAAATACACAGAGTACAAAACGAAGTTTTGTGCGATGGGTGTATTTCGCTCTCAAACGCCGAGGGCTTGCTTATGAAGTTCACTTTTAGCTGTAACTGTTCCCTCAGCACCTAATTTTGTGCCTTTAATGGCACACTTTTTATGTGCCGTATCCGGCACTCCCTTTTCTTAACAGAAATGC is part of the Clostridium sp. M62/1 genome and harbors:
- a CDS encoding tyrosine-type recombinase/integrase, producing the protein MRKLENKIHIYELDCYINATEEQKSKMRIRKERYFDLDGLPSEEVKSLLEDFIWERGKRLAPSSLASEILYYNNICHFLIDKDIKALRYKDENKIILQLKSWMLEEGYALTSKKYREISGITAIETPNMVKHMKKILEYSQKNEECSEQDRDIWRLDKFDFPLRINPIKNVKTISFKPINQEVIRKEVKAAIFMHLKYEALGTIIAEMTATKRFCKYLALRHTDIQSLLDLTRDIIEKYLIYLQTEAKDRKNYRTDLYSLRRVIEDVGNHYDRQDIKCLFISNDFPSTPRYLFRFYSDETIKRLNEYIFQMDEQIARALILHQLLGTRISDTLTLKTDCLSIRENRYFIRIEQVKSITYKKAISDEVARLIIKAIDYTEQQYGKTEYIFVKKDDPSKPFQYSMLQNQVMKLIRRNDIRDENGELLNFGTHMFRHCYGKKLTEMHIDDWMIARLLGHKTLQSVSYYRKIGNKMMADETRAARERIDMILLDIVKEWDGYEI
- a CDS encoding DUF6262 family protein translates to MKYDKMIAVNRAESEKKVEKAIQAIEDMKSRGVQVSVTELTRCTGLSRGFFYKNMLVRQKLDEVTKQISPIREGQTARNQFVRDSKLQAIREDFGKSEAENQRLKLENAQLAQRCTDLQKEVDALKKRLDRKEIALLKKI
- a CDS encoding DUF6262 family protein, which produces MKYDKIVRMKKQKAKQNLEIVRIEIENMLKSGESINVTALAKRAGVSRSYFYRNKEAAQLVNQALKKEEHILKEHAGVVHIPEDIEEKMIDLRIEIMRLESENYNFDTYNSLTPNWYYKVLR
- a CDS encoding DUF6061 family protein → MNIVHAEYNKYHNIIDINYYNGYILRIDCGKAEDGLITTPNSQRMLDALAIDNPLEYARLYLDSEMQDWVNAMNMEWYST
- a CDS encoding ABC transporter ATP-binding protein, giving the protein MNLYVKSISKSIKGEKVLDDISYTFESGKIYGIYGKNGSGKTMLLRAIAGFINTDKGYIKYNHKALHKDMDVLPDLGAVIENISFWSMYSGFENLKMLSNIKGIVSDEEIYEIMIYFGLDPKSKKKVNKYSLGMRQKLALCQALMEHPKILLLDEPTNALDQHSIDLFRERILEEKKNDTITILTSHNKEDIEILADEKICMEFGKIKELM
- a CDS encoding ABC transporter permease subunit, with translation MKKMVLIEIKHCIDRAEYKVVFIALMILNIASYILCVKNDIGKSYQFIRSANENFVLQGTEAAYIPYIMYLLLPVYATIIASLSLIREEKSNSSILLIQRIGKKKYLAGKLFGILIVTFLTITIPMLINLLLCHLTYPIHGYDSAWGEPDYAIGLVSYNADNFLDMVRLQHPTLYNLIYIFNYGIFGSGLAILAYALSYYNKMKVLYFAKIPGALFIFYIVFNLIVSVFGLNEFSIQGYIMPNVHGNIIGEIVLILLIFGLSIGIIQRKIKNYEVI
- a CDS encoding cyclic lactone autoinducer peptide, with amino-acid sequence MDNKQVNKAPQKSARLVLQAVTAIARSNANSLCRGLLYEPKVPTQLKK
- a CDS encoding matrixin family metalloprotease, with product MHFKKSVLKNHLLYSIITLMAIAMLFPITAFAQAYVQTWDLVDSGKHLDYDGNSTYMSYINTGAATWNAYKSGVIRKDSAFVVEDVYVSDVNASNGWAGMTYSSGKIELNTYYMSGYSNSKKQNVATHELGHALGLDHSTSTDVMDAAITGHTSTQALSQNDKDSYDAAYNNY